From Dethiosulfovibrio faecalis, one genomic window encodes:
- a CDS encoding M20/M25/M40 family metallo-hydrolase, with protein sequence MVKKENSSTYKRLIKIVEIPSMSPSSEEENRVAQELYDEISQEKYFKSHPEDLRLLPVEGDGLDRHIVFAIVRASKKTDKTVLMMGHMDVVAVDVFGPLKDLAFDPESYTEKLDPKGLGEDAAKDLRSGEWLFGRGVADMKSGVCAGTELLMELSKKTEDLKSNVAVLFVPDEENNSAGMLGAARWLARFQEEGLSFLCCVDLEPTFATGEDAQPTVYLGSLGKINPFIYCLGKEAHAGEYYDGFSVGPTISRIGLSLDGDISLSDRLGNNVYPPFAALKIEDMRDEYSATILSRSAMAFSYLTSTKMPGEIIELLKDTALKALNDSITEHEERKATYRRENGMAAPQERLKARVFTVGEIMSLAEKKTGRSGEDIAFEIIADCPKKDDERAKGLKVISQVVDDLGLRGPLAVVGFLPPWYPHRVNEERLPQDELPRKAAKELVLESLRQGVKLEVRTMFEGVSDLSYCGFTGDRSDAIAFEENMPGGKTLYDFPTEELLKLSIPVLNFGPVGKDAHKETERLHLPFYLDSYPKLLRHLIETLGK encoded by the coding sequence ATGGTGAAAAAAGAGAACTCCAGTACCTACAAAAGATTGATAAAAATCGTTGAGATACCTAGTATGTCTCCATCCTCCGAGGAGGAAAACCGGGTAGCCCAGGAACTATACGACGAGATATCCCAAGAGAAGTATTTCAAAAGTCACCCGGAAGACCTCAGACTTCTTCCCGTAGAGGGAGATGGGCTAGATAGACATATAGTCTTCGCCATAGTCCGAGCTTCGAAAAAGACGGATAAAACGGTGCTCATGATGGGACACATGGACGTCGTGGCGGTAGACGTCTTCGGTCCGTTGAAAGATCTGGCCTTCGATCCCGAGAGCTACACGGAGAAACTCGACCCGAAAGGCCTGGGAGAAGATGCTGCGAAAGACCTTCGCTCCGGTGAATGGCTCTTCGGAAGAGGCGTAGCGGACATGAAATCGGGAGTCTGCGCAGGGACGGAGCTTCTTATGGAGCTGTCGAAAAAAACGGAGGATCTGAAATCCAACGTAGCGGTGCTGTTCGTTCCCGACGAAGAGAATAACTCGGCCGGGATGCTGGGAGCGGCGAGATGGCTTGCCAGGTTCCAGGAGGAGGGCCTGAGCTTTCTATGCTGCGTCGACCTGGAACCGACCTTCGCCACCGGAGAGGACGCCCAACCGACCGTCTACCTGGGCAGCCTGGGAAAGATCAACCCCTTTATCTACTGTCTGGGCAAGGAAGCTCATGCCGGAGAGTACTACGATGGCTTCAGCGTAGGCCCCACCATATCCCGAATAGGGCTGAGCCTGGACGGCGATATCTCTCTGTCCGATCGATTGGGAAACAACGTCTATCCTCCCTTCGCCGCACTGAAGATAGAGGACATGAGGGACGAGTACTCCGCCACCATCCTGTCCAGATCCGCGATGGCCTTCAGCTACCTCACCTCCACTAAGATGCCGGGAGAGATAATCGAGCTGCTGAAAGACACGGCCCTCAAGGCCCTGAACGACTCGATAACGGAACACGAGGAGAGAAAAGCCACGTACCGCAGAGAAAACGGCATGGCGGCCCCTCAGGAAAGGCTGAAGGCTCGGGTATTCACGGTTGGAGAGATAATGAGCTTGGCGGAAAAGAAAACCGGACGATCGGGAGAGGACATAGCCTTTGAGATAATTGCCGACTGTCCGAAGAAAGACGACGAGAGGGCGAAAGGACTGAAGGTAATATCCCAAGTGGTTGACGATCTGGGACTCAGAGGCCCTCTGGCGGTAGTGGGATTTCTTCCTCCCTGGTACCCCCACAGGGTGAACGAGGAAAGGCTGCCTCAGGACGAACTTCCGAGAAAAGCGGCTAAGGAACTGGTACTGGAAAGCCTTCGACAGGGCGTTAAACTGGAGGTCCGTACGATGTTCGAGGGGGTCTCGGACCTAAGCTACTGCGGCTTCACAGGAGACCGTTCCGACGCCATAGCCTTCGAGGAAAATATGCCGGGAGGGAAGACTCTTTACGACTTCCCCACGGAGGAGTTGCTGAAGCTATCCATACCGGTACTAAATTTCGGACCGGTAGGCAAGGACGCACACAAGGAGACAGAGAGGCTTCATCTGCCTTTCTACCTGGATTCCTACCCGAAGCTTTTACGCCATTTGATAGAGACTCTAGGAAAGTAA
- a CDS encoding GNAT family N-acetyltransferase, whose protein sequence is MDRYFVRRADFSKDIDDLRDFFNRVFEPEKVGEFASNLMRHFPGMNGDLWFVAEERDSGDIAAACALLPWRWRMGKIRLKVAEMGIVGTGEAHRHRGLMRRLHSELMDTVRRESYHLVVIQGIPGFYDRLGFRFALPLCSHIEMPLHGIPGEPPLGVSVRSATVDDIPFLMEEDELFGSSNFVSALRGPEVWRYLLNEGQLTEYGSDFLVIEAPTGRRSYARISRQGFGKGLIVSEVGERMSHEMAVGFMNYCLRLAEEREKPYVRLDLHPDAPMSRLAIASGASSEDTYAWQVSIPDVKRLLTAMVPILEDRISCGVFEGYTGRVRLDFFDDSLDLVWINGKLEDIRAGDDGECDAHFFIHKELFPALCLGHRTWRELRANRPDVFPALSNVGPRTGRLGDFTGTFIDELFPRKRSWVYEQY, encoded by the coding sequence TTGGACCGATATTTTGTAAGAAGAGCCGATTTTAGTAAGGATATCGACGATCTTCGCGACTTTTTCAACCGTGTTTTCGAGCCCGAAAAAGTCGGCGAGTTTGCGTCAAATCTCATGCGCCATTTTCCCGGAATGAATGGCGACCTGTGGTTCGTGGCGGAGGAACGGGATAGTGGCGATATAGCTGCGGCCTGTGCTCTGTTGCCATGGCGATGGCGTATGGGGAAGATCCGGCTCAAGGTAGCAGAGATGGGCATCGTCGGCACCGGCGAGGCTCATCGGCATAGGGGATTGATGCGTCGTCTTCACTCCGAGCTGATGGATACGGTACGGAGAGAGTCCTACCATCTGGTGGTGATACAGGGTATCCCAGGATTTTACGATCGTCTGGGGTTCCGGTTCGCCCTGCCTCTGTGTTCTCACATCGAGATGCCGTTACACGGCATCCCAGGGGAACCCCCTTTGGGAGTATCCGTGCGTTCCGCTACGGTGGACGATATTCCCTTTCTGATGGAGGAGGATGAGCTCTTCGGATCCTCTAATTTTGTATCCGCCCTCAGAGGGCCCGAGGTATGGCGGTATCTCTTGAACGAAGGGCAGTTGACCGAGTACGGTTCGGATTTTCTCGTAATAGAGGCCCCGACCGGAAGGCGATCCTATGCCAGAATCTCCAGACAGGGGTTCGGCAAGGGGCTCATCGTTAGCGAGGTGGGAGAACGTATGTCCCACGAAATGGCGGTGGGTTTTATGAACTACTGTCTTCGCTTGGCCGAAGAAAGGGAAAAACCCTACGTTCGTCTGGACCTCCATCCGGATGCTCCCATGTCTAGGCTGGCGATCGCTTCCGGTGCCTCCTCGGAGGATACCTATGCCTGGCAGGTTTCCATTCCCGACGTAAAGAGGCTGTTGACCGCTATGGTGCCAATCCTTGAAGACAGGATTTCCTGCGGGGTTTTCGAGGGCTATACCGGACGAGTCCGTCTCGATTTTTTCGATGACAGCCTGGATCTGGTCTGGATCAACGGTAAGCTGGAGGATATTCGCGCCGGAGACGACGGAGAATGCGACGCCCATTTTTTCATCCATAAGGAGCTGTTCCCGGCCCTCTGTCTGGGGCATCGGACCTGGCGGGAGCTTCGAGCCAACAGACCCGACGTCTTTCCAGCTCTGTCCAACGTCGGTCCCAGGACGGGCCGTTTAGGAGATTTTACCGGAACGTTTATAGACGAGCTTTTCCCCAGGAAGCGTTCTTGGGTATACGAGCAGTATTGA
- the gltS gene encoding sodium/glutamate symporter codes for MTLEFDLIGTVAVASVVLWCGLFLRRKVDVLREYNIPAPVIGGIIFALLRWGLMGKIDFSFDMTLQSPLMITFFTTVGLGASLKLLKKGGPQVLLFLGLASILVFCQNLVAVVISKLTGLHPLLGLLAGSVTMSGGHGTGATFAKTFTTQYGLVGAMELAMAAATFGLVAGSIIGGPVARRLIRKYDLKPQLDDESDGVHGESGPLDSSGDHGGVTVNDVSLTILQISVAMYLGSLAYARLMDMGITLPTYLCALFVGIIIRNVSDFSGAFRVHLKCVDYIGAVALSLFLAMALMSLKLWQLMDLAGPMVAILLGEMLLMASFSYFVTFRLMGKDFEAAIMAGGHCGFGMGATPNAVANMEALCSNYGPAPRAFFVIPIVGAFFIDIVNAFVIQGFAIFLS; via the coding sequence ATGACTTTAGAGTTTGATCTCATCGGAACAGTTGCGGTGGCTTCCGTCGTGCTGTGGTGCGGCCTGTTTCTGCGTAGAAAAGTAGACGTTCTCAGAGAATACAATATTCCAGCTCCTGTTATAGGAGGCATAATATTTGCTTTGCTTCGTTGGGGCCTGATGGGTAAGATAGATTTTTCCTTCGATATGACCCTCCAGTCCCCTCTGATGATAACGTTCTTTACTACGGTAGGGCTGGGAGCCAGCCTTAAGCTACTCAAGAAGGGAGGACCGCAGGTACTTCTCTTCTTGGGATTGGCCTCGATTCTCGTCTTCTGTCAAAATCTGGTGGCGGTCGTAATCTCGAAGCTTACCGGACTTCATCCTTTGCTGGGGTTGCTGGCAGGCTCTGTCACCATGTCGGGCGGACATGGAACCGGTGCTACTTTCGCGAAAACCTTTACCACCCAATACGGCCTGGTTGGCGCAATGGAGCTCGCCATGGCGGCTGCGACCTTCGGCTTGGTCGCGGGGTCGATAATCGGTGGTCCGGTGGCCAGAAGATTGATAAGGAAATATGACCTTAAGCCTCAGCTGGACGACGAAAGCGACGGTGTTCACGGGGAGAGCGGGCCTCTTGATTCCAGTGGAGATCATGGTGGGGTTACGGTTAACGACGTATCGCTTACCATCCTTCAGATATCGGTGGCTATGTACCTTGGCTCTCTGGCTTATGCCAGGTTAATGGATATGGGGATCACCCTTCCTACCTATCTGTGTGCCCTTTTCGTAGGCATAATAATTCGCAATGTCTCCGATTTTTCGGGGGCGTTCAGGGTTCATCTTAAATGCGTCGATTACATAGGGGCAGTCGCTCTGTCGCTGTTTTTGGCCATGGCCTTGATGTCCCTAAAACTGTGGCAGCTTATGGACTTGGCCGGGCCTATGGTGGCCATTCTGCTGGGAGAGATGCTTCTTATGGCATCTTTCTCGTACTTCGTTACATTTCGCCTCATGGGTAAAGATTTTGAAGCGGCTATTATGGCCGGTGGGCACTGTGGTTTCGGAATGGGGGCCACTCCCAATGCCGTAGCCAACATGGAGGCGCTTTGTTCAAACTACGGTCCCGCTCCAAGGGCTTTCTTCGTGATACCGATAGTCGGTGCGTTTTTCATCGATATAGTAAATGCCTTCGTGATCCAGGGTTTCGCCATCTTTTTATCTTAA
- a CDS encoding TAXI family TRAP transporter solute-binding subunit — protein sequence MGKRRGLLCLLLVSVVLGTAAVASAFQPVYVMASGNMGGTYYSLGGILAETVNEKLPGVRVAVLPSGGSAENVDLMEKGLAQFALIDSFAVMAYQGRDLYYEAPQTYLRGVVPLYPEVARILVPKDSAIVTLSDLAGKKVVLGKKGSGVLITAQQILMASGLRQDQLEPAYLGMGEGLLALREGSVDAVIFVGPLGGGSAMEQEALKDARIIGLDDKTRKKLMDTAPYWKEFVVPAGTFDGQIEDIKTVGAWTVLCCREDLDDDLINRVAETVYDNAEDISSYIPGSVKLSPDNVDEVLIPLHDGAKKFFDGKGAL from the coding sequence GTGGGTAAAAGAAGAGGTCTGTTATGTTTGCTTCTAGTCTCCGTCGTTTTGGGGACGGCTGCGGTTGCCTCAGCTTTTCAGCCGGTCTATGTAATGGCCAGTGGTAACATGGGGGGAACCTATTACAGTTTAGGAGGTATTCTCGCCGAGACCGTAAACGAGAAGCTTCCTGGCGTAAGGGTGGCGGTACTGCCTTCCGGTGGATCTGCGGAAAACGTCGATCTTATGGAAAAGGGATTGGCCCAATTCGCCTTGATCGACAGCTTTGCCGTTATGGCTTATCAGGGGCGTGATCTCTACTACGAGGCTCCGCAGACCTACCTCAGAGGCGTCGTGCCGCTTTATCCGGAGGTTGCCAGGATATTGGTCCCGAAGGATTCTGCCATCGTGACCCTGTCCGATCTGGCAGGTAAGAAGGTGGTCTTAGGCAAGAAGGGGTCGGGGGTTCTCATAACCGCTCAGCAGATTTTGATGGCCTCCGGCTTGCGTCAGGATCAGTTGGAGCCGGCCTACCTAGGGATGGGAGAGGGACTTTTGGCTTTACGGGAAGGCTCGGTGGATGCGGTTATTTTCGTCGGTCCTCTTGGTGGAGGATCCGCCATGGAGCAGGAAGCCTTGAAAGACGCCAGAATAATAGGTCTCGACGATAAGACGAGAAAAAAACTCATGGATACCGCCCCTTACTGGAAGGAGTTCGTTGTTCCTGCCGGGACTTTTGATGGCCAAATCGAGGATATCAAGACGGTAGGAGCCTGGACTGTCCTGTGTTGCAGGGAGGATCTAGACGATGACCTGATAAACAGAGTAGCCGAGACCGTGTACGACAATGCCGAGGATATATCTTCGTATATTCCCGGATCGGTCAAACTTAGCCCCGATAACGTCGACGAGGTCCTAATTCCTCTCCACGATGGAGCGAAAAAATTCTTCGACGGGAAGGGCGCTCTGTAA